A window from Candidatus Poribacteria bacterium encodes these proteins:
- a CDS encoding molybdopterin-dependent oxidoreductase, which translates to MSNPLVDMQKPDVIFCIGTNMTECHPVAATGLKKAVARGAKLIVADPRRIGLAEMSDLFLPLRVGSDTALLLGMAHVIAREGLIDETFIKGRTTGFDDFFEHISQWTPEWAEEITEVPAKDIETAAMWYGTANRGAIYYTLGITEHICGVENVQSLCNLALMTGNIGREGTGINPMRGQNNIQGAGDSGALPNNYPGFQAVTDPEYQAKFRSAYGREVDLEKGITKVTALELCSDSIHAMLIDGENTLLSDPDREHCEHALRSLDHLVVIDIFLTETAELADVVLPATAWGETDGVCTNTERRVQRLRAAVPPPGVAKPDWWIISQIAQRLGLKGFDYDTPEPIFNELCELSPIYAGLDWERIDKGATDIVNNQWPVPHKEHPGTPRLHEETFTNGRGIFSNVHYRDPAETISDDFPVWLTTGRRLQSYHTRTQTGRAEGIDYLLSEESLEVNPTDIEKWDLTDGEWCKMSSARGSITIKVKATNRSPRGTVFASFSFADVPVNLLTGSGYDPITHTAELKVCPVRLEPL; encoded by the coding sequence ATGTCGAATCCGCTCGTGGATATGCAGAAACCGGATGTCATTTTCTGTATCGGCACGAATATGACGGAGTGCCATCCTGTCGCGGCAACCGGACTGAAAAAGGCTGTCGCCCGCGGTGCCAAACTCATCGTCGCCGATCCGAGACGCATCGGATTAGCGGAGATGTCGGATCTCTTCTTGCCGCTCCGTGTCGGTTCCGACACCGCATTGCTTCTCGGAATGGCACACGTGATTGCACGGGAAGGCTTGATCGACGAAACGTTCATCAAAGGGCGCACGACAGGGTTTGATGACTTCTTTGAGCATATCAGTCAATGGACCCCAGAATGGGCAGAAGAGATCACTGAGGTACCAGCGAAGGATATTGAGACAGCAGCAATGTGGTATGGCACAGCGAACAGAGGTGCTATCTACTACACGTTAGGGATTACGGAACACATCTGTGGCGTTGAGAACGTGCAGAGTCTCTGTAACCTTGCACTGATGACGGGGAATATCGGGCGCGAGGGAACGGGTATCAACCCGATGCGTGGGCAGAACAACATACAAGGCGCAGGGGATAGCGGTGCGTTGCCAAACAACTACCCCGGTTTCCAAGCCGTTACGGATCCAGAGTATCAGGCGAAATTCAGATCGGCATATGGTAGAGAGGTTGACTTGGAGAAAGGTATCACCAAAGTCACCGCTTTAGAACTCTGCAGCGACAGTATCCACGCGATGCTGATTGACGGCGAAAACACGTTGCTATCGGATCCGGATCGGGAGCATTGTGAACACGCGCTTCGTTCATTGGATCATCTCGTTGTTATTGACATTTTCCTTACCGAAACGGCGGAACTCGCTGATGTCGTGCTGCCAGCAACAGCATGGGGTGAAACGGACGGGGTCTGCACGAACACGGAGCGTCGCGTCCAACGGCTGCGCGCTGCTGTCCCACCACCGGGTGTAGCGAAACCGGATTGGTGGATTATTTCTCAAATCGCGCAACGTCTCGGTTTAAAAGGCTTCGATTATGACACCCCAGAACCGATCTTCAACGAACTCTGCGAACTTTCACCGATTTATGCCGGATTGGATTGGGAACGCATCGACAAAGGTGCAACGGACATTGTAAACAATCAATGGCCCGTGCCCCACAAAGAACATCCAGGGACACCGAGATTACATGAAGAAACCTTCACCAACGGACGCGGTATCTTTTCCAACGTGCATTACCGAGATCCCGCTGAGACGATTAGCGATGATTTCCCCGTATGGCTCACAACAGGGAGACGCTTGCAATCGTATCACACGCGCACACAGACCGGTAGAGCGGAGGGAATTGATTACCTGTTATCAGAAGAATCGCTGGAAGTGAATCCTACTGACATCGAGAAGTGGGACCTGACGGACGGAGAATGGTGTAAAATGAGCAGTGCGCGTGGAAGTATCACTATCAAAGTGAAAGCGACGAACCGTTCGCCACGCGGCACAGTCTTCGCGAGTTTCAGCTTCGCAGATGTCCCTGTCAACCTGTTGACCGG
- a CDS encoding (2Fe-2S)-binding protein, whose protein sequence is MTHTMEIDGVEVTFSEGETILEIANRSAQHLMKTQRGDMSVAEQRHHKEIPTLCYDPRLEPFGGCRLCIVELEGARNPVASCTTEATPGMVVRTATDTIEAYRKTLLEMVVSENREVEVSPLRGYASGELTDLRDRYGIDDTRITGATSGTSKTDENPFILRDYELCISCYRCVRVCAEQEGDHAINVMNRGFHTQITTEFDGLLKDSACTFCGQCIQTCPTGALGDKKALRATDEVTDASLEKTRTICPYCGVGCSVDVLTKNEKIVGIHPAMDGPANEGALCVKGQFAYDFVQHSDRLKTPLIRGDDGELHEATWEEALDRAAEGYRKVHAEHGRHSIYGIASGRAPSEAAYLMQKFIRAGFGTNYIDNCSRA, encoded by the coding sequence TGAAACGATCCTTGAGATTGCTAACAGAAGCGCGCAGCACCTTATGAAAACCCAGCGGGGTGACATGTCTGTAGCGGAGCAACGCCATCACAAAGAAATTCCAACGCTCTGCTACGACCCCAGGCTTGAGCCTTTTGGTGGGTGTCGCCTGTGTATCGTTGAATTAGAAGGCGCGCGAAATCCGGTGGCATCTTGTACAACGGAAGCCACACCCGGAATGGTCGTCCGGACAGCTACAGATACAATAGAAGCGTATCGGAAGACGCTCCTCGAAATGGTTGTCAGTGAAAATCGTGAAGTCGAGGTGTCTCCATTGCGCGGTTACGCGTCTGGTGAACTCACAGACCTCCGGGACAGATACGGAATAGACGACACACGTATAACAGGAGCAACATCCGGGACGAGCAAAACCGATGAAAATCCCTTCATTCTCAGAGATTATGAACTCTGCATCTCCTGTTATCGGTGTGTCCGCGTCTGTGCTGAACAAGAAGGCGATCATGCCATCAACGTTATGAATCGTGGTTTCCATACACAGATTACGACTGAATTTGACGGGCTTCTCAAGGATTCTGCCTGCACCTTCTGTGGACAGTGTATCCAGACCTGTCCGACTGGGGCACTCGGCGACAAAAAAGCACTCCGGGCAACCGACGAGGTAACCGATGCTTCGCTTGAGAAAACACGCACAATCTGTCCCTATTGCGGGGTGGGTTGTTCTGTCGATGTGCTGACGAAAAACGAAAAAATTGTCGGTATCCATCCCGCAATGGATGGTCCTGCCAATGAAGGTGCGCTCTGTGTTAAAGGTCAGTTTGCTTACGACTTCGTCCAGCATTCCGACCGATTGAAGACCCCACTCATTCGCGGAGACGATGGGGAACTCCACGAAGCCACATGGGAAGAGGCACTTGACAGAGCCGCTGAAGGATACAGAAAAGTCCACGCCGAACACGGTAGGCATAGCATCTACGGCATCGCCTCTGGGCGCGCGCCGAGTGAAGCGGCATATCTCATGCAGAAATTTATCCGTGCTGGGTTCGGAACGAATTACATCGACAACTGTAGCCGTGCCTGA